One segment of Pan paniscus chromosome 20, NHGRI_mPanPan1-v2.0_pri, whole genome shotgun sequence DNA contains the following:
- the ADGRL1 gene encoding adhesion G protein-coupled receptor L1 isoform X1 has translation MARLAAVLWNLCVTAVLVTSATQGLSRAGLPFGLMRRELACEGYPIELRCPGSDVIMVENANYGRTDDKICDADPFQMENVQCYLPDAFKIMSQRCNNRTQCVVVAGSDAFPDPCPGTYKYLEVQYDCVPYIEVEQKVFVCPGTLQKVLEPTSTHESEHQSGAWCKDPLQAGDRIYVMPWIPYRTDTLTEYASWEDYVAARHTTTYRLPNRVDGTGFVVYDGAVFYNKERTRNIVKYDLRTRIKSGETVINTANYHDTSPYRWGGKTDIDLAVDENGLWVIYATEGNNGRLVVSQLNPYTLRFEGTWETGYDKRSASNAFMVCGVLYVLRSVYVDDDSEAAGNRVDYAFNTNANREEPVSLTFPNPYQFISSVDYNPRDNQLYVWNNYFVVRYSLEFGPPDPSAGEDDSLPGPATSPPLSTTTTARPTPLTSTASPAATTPLRRAPLTTHPVGAINQLGPDLPPATAPVPSTRRPPAPNLHVSPELFCEPREVRRVQWPATQQGMLVERPCPKGTRGIASFQCLPALGLWNPRGPDLSNCTSPWVNQVAQKIKSGENAANIASELARHTRGSIYAGDVSSSVKLMEQLLDILDAQLQALRPIERESAGKNYNKMHKRERTCKDYIKAVVETVDNLLRPEALESWKDMNATEQVHTATMLLDVLEEGAFLLADNVREPARFLAAKENVVLEVTVLNTEGQVQELVFPQEEYPRKNSIQLSAKTIKQNSRNGVVKVVFILYNNLGLFLSTENATVKLAGEAGPGGPGGASLVVNSQVIAASINKESSRVFLMDPVIFTVAHLEDKNHFNANCSFWNYSERSMLGYWSTQGCRLVESNKTHTTCACSHLTNFAVLMAHREIYQGRINELLLSVITWVGIVISLVCLAICISTFCFLRGLQTDRNTIHKNLCINLFLAELLFLVGIDKTQYEIACPIFAGLLHYFFLAAFSWLCLEGVHLYLLLVEVFESEYSRTKYYYLGGYCFPALVVGIAAAIDYRSYGTEKACWLRVDNYFIWSFIGPVSFVIVVNLVFLMVTLHKMIRSSSVLKPDSSRLDNIKSWALGAIALLFLLGLTWAFGLLFINKESVVMAYLFTTFNAFQGVFIFVFHCALQKKVHKEYSKCLRHSYCCIRSPPGGTHGSLKTSAMRSNTRYYTGTQSRIRRMWNDTVRKQTESSFMAGDINSTPTLNRGTMGNHLLTNPVLQPRGGTSPYNTLIAESVGFNPSSPPVFNSPELEPGLAFRAHPCLFSSLFWLPPAGSYREPKHPLGGREACGMDTLPLNGNFNNSYSLRSGDFPPGDGGPEPPRGRNLADAAAFEKMIISELVHNNLRGSSSAAKGPPPPEPPVPPVPGGGGEEEAGGPGGADRAEIELLYKALEEPLLLPRAQSVLYQSDLDESESCTAEDGATSRPLSSPPGRDSLYASGANLRDSPSYPDSSPEGPSEALPPPPPAPPGPPEIYYTSRPPALVARNPLQGYYQVRRPSHEGYLAAPGLEGPGPDGDGQMQLVTSL, from the exons ATGGCCCGCCTAGCCGCAGTGCTCTGGAATCTGTGTGTCACCGCCGTCCTGGTCACCTCGGCCACCCAAG GCCTGAGCCGGGCCGGGCTCCCGTTCGGGCTGATGCGCCGGGAGCTGGCGTGTGAAGGCTACCCCATCGAGCTGCGGTGCCCCGGCAGCGACGTCATCATGGTAGAGAATGCCAACTACGGGCGCACGGACGACAAGATTTGCGATGCTGACCCTTTCCAGATGGAGAATGTGCAGTGCTACCTGCCGGACGCCTTCAAGATCATGTCACAGAG GTGTAACAACCGCACCCAGTGCGTGGTGGTCGCCGGCTCGGATGCCTTTCCTGACCCCTGTCCTGGGACCTACAAGTACCTGGAGGTGCAGTACGACTGTGTCCCCTACA TAGAAGTGGAGCAGAAAG TCTTCGTGTGCCCAGGGACCCTGCAGAAGGTGCTGGAGCCCACCTCGACACACGAGTCGGAGCACCAGTCTGGCGCATGGTGCAAGGACCCGCTGCAGGCGGGTGACCGCATCTACGTGATGCCCTGGATCCCCTACCGCACGGACACACTGACTGAGTATGCCTCATGGGAGGACTACGTGGCCGCCCGCCACACCACCACCTACCGCCTGCCCAACCGCGTGGATGGCACAGGCTTTGTGGTCTACGATGGTGCCGTCTTCTACAACAAGGAGCGCACGCGCAACATCGTCAAGTATGACCTACGGACGCGCATCAAGAGCGGGGAGACGGTCATCAATACCGCCAACTACCACGACACCTCGCCCTACCGCTGGGGTGGAAAGACCGACATTGACCTGGCGGTGGACGAGAACGGGCTGTGGGTCATCTACGCCACTGAGGGCAACAACGGGCGGCTGGTGGTGAGCCAGCTGAACCCCTACACACTGCGCTTTGAGGGCACGTGGGAGACGGGTTACGACAAGCGCTCGGCATCCAACGCCTTCATGGTGTGTGGGGTCCTGTACGTGCTGCGCTCCGTGTACGTGGATGATGACAGCGAGGCGGCTGGCAACCGCGTGGACTATGCCTTCAACACCAATGCCAACCGCGAGGAGCCTGTCAGCCTCACCTTCCCCAACCCCTACCAGTTCATCTCCTCTGTTGACTACAACCCTCGCGACAACCAGCTGTACGTCTGGAACAACTATTTCGTGGTGCGCTACAGCCTGGAGTTCGGGCCGCCCGACCCCAGTGCTGGTGAGGACGACTCACTTCCAG gcccagccacTTCCCCACCCCTCAGCACGACCACCACAGCCAGGCCCACGCCCCTCACCAGCACAGCCTCGCCCGCAGCCACCACCCCGCTCCGCCGGGCACCCCTCACCACGCACCCAGTGGGTGCCATCAACCAGCTGGGACCTGATCTGCCTCCAGCCACAGCCCCAGTCCCCAGCACCCGGCGGCCCCCAGCCCCGAATCTACACGTGTCCCCTGAGCTCTTCTGCGAGCCCCGAGAGGTACGGCGGGTCCAGTGGCCGGCCACCCAGCAGGGCATGCTGGTGGAGAGGCCCTGCCCCAAGGGGACTCGAG GAATTGCCTCCTTCCAGTGTCTACCAGCCTTGGGGCTCTGGAACCCCCGGGGCCCTGACCTCAGCAACTGCACCTCTCCCTGGGTCAACCAGGTGGCCCAGAAG ATCAAGAGTGGGGAGAACGCGGCCAACATCGCCAGCGAGCTGGCCCGACACACCCGGGGCTCCATCTATGCGGGGGACGTCTCCTCCTCCGTGAAGCTGATGGAGCAGCTGCTGGACATCCTGGATGCCCAGCTGCAGGCCCTGCGGCCCATCGAGCGCGAGTCAGCCGGCAAGAACTACAACAAG ATGCACAAGCGAGAGAGAACTTGTAAGGATTATATCAAG GCCGTGGTGGAGACAGTGGACAATCTGCTCCGGCCAGAAGCTCTGGAGTCCTGGAAGGACATGAATGCCACGGAGCAGGTGCACACGGCCACCATGCTCCTCGACGTCCTGGAGGAGGGCGCCTTCCTGCTGGCCGACAACGTCAGGGAGCCTGCCCGCTTCCTGGCTGCCAAGGAGAACGTGG TCCTGGAGGTCACAGTCCTGAACACAGAGGGCCAGGTGCAGGAGCTGGTGTTCCCCCAGGAGGAGTACCCGAGAAAGAACTCCATCCAGCTGTCTGCCAAAACCATCAAGCAGAACAGCCGCAATG GGGTGGTCAAAGTTGTCTTCATCCTCTACAACAACCTGGGCCTCTTCCTGTCCACGGAGAATGCCACAGTGAAGCTGGCCGGCGAAGCAGGCCCGGGTGGCCCTGGGGGCGCCTCTCTAGTGGTGAACTCACAGGTCATCGCAGCATCCATCAACAAGGAGTCCAGCCGCGTCTTCCTCATGGACCCTGTCATCTTCACCGTGGCCCACCTGGAG GACAAGAACCACTTCAATGCTAACTGCTCCTTCTGGAACTACTCGGAGCGTTCCATGCTGGGCTACTGGTCGACCCAAGGCTGCCGCCTGGTGGAGTCCAACAAGACCCATACCACGTGTGCCTGCAGCCACCTCACCAACTTCGCTGTGCTCATGGCTCACCGTGAGATC TACCAGGGCCGCATCAACGAGCTGCTGCTGTCGGTCATCACCTGGGTGGGCATCGTGATCTCCCTGGTCTGCTTGGCCATCTGCATCTCCACCTTCTGCTTCCTGCGGGGGCTGCAGACCGACCGCAACACCATCCACAAGAACCTGTGCATCAACCTCTTCCTGGCTGAGCTGCTCTTCCTGGTCGGGATCGACAAGACTCAGTATGAG ATTGCCTGCCCCATCTTCGCCGGCCTGCTGCACTATTTCTTCCTGGCTGCCTTCTCCTGGCTGTGCCTGGAGGGCGTGCACCTCTACCTGCTACTAGTGGAGGTGTTTGAGAGCGAGTATTCCCGCACCAAGTACTACTACCTGGGTGGCTACTGCTTCCCGGCCCTGGTGGTAGGCATCGCGGCTGCCATTGACTACCGCAGCTACGGCACCGAGAAGGC CTGCTGGCTCCGAGTGGACAATTACTTCATCTGGAGTTTCATCGGGCCAGTCTCCTTCGTTATCGTG GTCAACCTGGTGTTCCTCATGGTGACCCTGCACAAGATGATCCGAAGCTCATCTGTGCTCAAGCCCGACTCCAGCCGCCTGGACAACATTAA ATCCTGGGCGCTGGGGGCCATCGCACTGCTGTTCCTGCTGGGCCTCACCTGGGCTTTCGGCCTCCTGTTCATCAACAAGGAGTCGGTGGTCATGGCCTATCTCTTCACCACCTTCAACGCCTTCCAGGGGGTCTTCATCTTCGTCTTTCACTGCGCCTTACAGAAGAAG gtgCACAAGGAGTACAGCAAGTGCCTGCGTCACTCCTACTGCTGCATCCGCTCCCCACCCGGGGGCACTCACGGATCCCTCAAGACCTCAGCCATGCGAAGCAACACCCGCTACTACACAGGGACCCAG AGCCGAATTCGGAGGATGTGGAATGACACTGTGAGGAAACAGACGGAGTCCTCCTTCATGGCGGGTGACATCAACAGCACCCCCACCCTGAACCGAG GTACCATGGGGAACCACCTGCTGACCAACCCCGTGCTGCAGCCCCGTGGGGGCACCAGTCCCTACAACACCCTCATCGCCGAGTCAGTGGGCTTCAATCCCTCCTCGCCCCCTGTCTTCAACTCCCCAG AACTGGAGCCTGGACTTGCATTTCGAGCTCATCCttgccttttctcttctctcttctggcTGCCACCTGCAGGGAGCTACCGGGAACCCA AGCACCCCTTGGGAGGCCGGGAAGCCTGTGGCATGGACACCCTGCCCCTGAACGGCAACTTCAATAACAGTTACTCCTTGCGAAGTGGGGATTTCCCTCCCGGGGATGGGGGCCCTGAGCCGCCCCGAGGCCGGAACCTAGCCGACGCGGCGGCCTTTGAGAAGATGATCATCTCAGAGCTGGTGCACAACAACCTGCGGGGGAGCAGCAGCGCGGCCAAGGGCCCTCCACCGCCTGAGCCCCCTGTGCCACCTGTGCCAGGGGGCGGGGGCGAGGAAGAGGCGGGCGGGCCCGGGGGTGCTGACCGGGCCGAGATTGAACTTCTCTATAAGGCCCTGGAGGAGCCTCTGCTGCTGCCCCGGGCCCAGTCGGTGCTGTACCAGAGCGATCTGGACGAGTCGGAGAGCTGCACGGCCGAGGACGGCGCCACCAGCcggcccctctcctcccctcctggcCGGGACTCCCTCTATGCCAGCGGGGCCAACCTGCGGGACTCACCCTCCTACCCGGACAGCAGCCCTGAGGGGCCCAGTgaggccctgcccccaccccctcccgCACCCCCCGGCCCCCCCGAAATCTACTACACCTCGCGCCCGCCAGCCCTGGTGGCCCGGAATCCCCTGCAGGGCTACTACCAGGTGCGGCGTCCTAGCCACGAGGGCTACCTGGCAGCCCCAGGCCTTGAGGGGCCAGGGCCCGATGGGGACGGGCAGATGCAGCTGGTCACCAGTCTCTGA
- the ADGRL1 gene encoding adhesion G protein-coupled receptor L1 isoform X8, protein MARLAAVLWNLCVTAVLVTSATQGLSRAGLPFGLMRRELACEGYPIELRCPGSDVIMVENANYGRTDDKICDADPFQMENVQCYLPDAFKIMSQRCNNRTQCVVVAGSDAFPDPCPGTYKYLEVQYDCVPYIFVCPGTLQKVLEPTSTHESEHQSGAWCKDPLQAGDRIYVMPWIPYRTDTLTEYASWEDYVAARHTTTYRLPNRVDGTGFVVYDGAVFYNKERTRNIVKYDLRTRIKSGETVINTANYHDTSPYRWGGKTDIDLAVDENGLWVIYATEGNNGRLVVSQLNPYTLRFEGTWETGYDKRSASNAFMVCGVLYVLRSVYVDDDSEAAGNRVDYAFNTNANREEPVSLTFPNPYQFISSVDYNPRDNQLYVWNNYFVVRYSLEFGPPDPSAGPATSPPLSTTTTARPTPLTSTASPAATTPLRRAPLTTHPVGAINQLGPDLPPATAPVPSTRRPPAPNLHVSPELFCEPREVRRVQWPATQQGMLVERPCPKGTRGIASFQCLPALGLWNPRGPDLSNCTSPWVNQVAQKIKSGENAANIASELARHTRGSIYAGDVSSSVKLMEQLLDILDAQLQALRPIERESAGKNYNKMHKRERTCKDYIKAVVETVDNLLRPEALESWKDMNATEQVHTATMLLDVLEEGAFLLADNVREPARFLAAKENVVLEVTVLNTEGQVQELVFPQEEYPRKNSIQLSAKTIKQNSRNGVVKVVFILYNNLGLFLSTENATVKLAGEAGPGGPGGASLVVNSQVIAASINKESSRVFLMDPVIFTVAHLEDKNHFNANCSFWNYSERSMLGYWSTQGCRLVESNKTHTTCACSHLTNFAVLMAHREIYQGRINELLLSVITWVGIVISLVCLAICISTFCFLRGLQTDRNTIHKNLCINLFLAELLFLVGIDKTQYEIACPIFAGLLHYFFLAAFSWLCLEGVHLYLLLVEVFESEYSRTKYYYLGGYCFPALVVGIAAAIDYRSYGTEKACWLRVDNYFIWSFIGPVSFVIVVNLVFLMVTLHKMIRSSSVLKPDSSRLDNIKSWALGAIALLFLLGLTWAFGLLFINKESVVMAYLFTTFNAFQGVFIFVFHCALQKKVHKEYSKCLRHSYCCIRSPPGGTHGSLKTSAMRSNTRYYTGTQSRIRRMWNDTVRKQTESSFMAGDINSTPTLNRGTMGNHLLTNPVLQPRGGTSPYNTLIAESVGFNPSSPPVFNSPGSYREPKHPLGGREACGMDTLPLNGNFNNSYSLRSGDFPPGDGGPEPPRGRNLADAAAFEKMIISELVHNNLRGSSSAAKGPPPPEPPVPPVPGGGGEEEAGGPGGADRAEIELLYKALEEPLLLPRAQSVLYQSDLDESESCTAEDGATSRPLSSPPGRDSLYASGANLRDSPSYPDSSPEGPSEALPPPPPAPPGPPEIYYTSRPPALVARNPLQGYYQVRRPSHEGYLAAPGLEGPGPDGDGQMQLVTSL, encoded by the exons ATGGCCCGCCTAGCCGCAGTGCTCTGGAATCTGTGTGTCACCGCCGTCCTGGTCACCTCGGCCACCCAAG GCCTGAGCCGGGCCGGGCTCCCGTTCGGGCTGATGCGCCGGGAGCTGGCGTGTGAAGGCTACCCCATCGAGCTGCGGTGCCCCGGCAGCGACGTCATCATGGTAGAGAATGCCAACTACGGGCGCACGGACGACAAGATTTGCGATGCTGACCCTTTCCAGATGGAGAATGTGCAGTGCTACCTGCCGGACGCCTTCAAGATCATGTCACAGAG GTGTAACAACCGCACCCAGTGCGTGGTGGTCGCCGGCTCGGATGCCTTTCCTGACCCCTGTCCTGGGACCTACAAGTACCTGGAGGTGCAGTACGACTGTGTCCCCTACA TCTTCGTGTGCCCAGGGACCCTGCAGAAGGTGCTGGAGCCCACCTCGACACACGAGTCGGAGCACCAGTCTGGCGCATGGTGCAAGGACCCGCTGCAGGCGGGTGACCGCATCTACGTGATGCCCTGGATCCCCTACCGCACGGACACACTGACTGAGTATGCCTCATGGGAGGACTACGTGGCCGCCCGCCACACCACCACCTACCGCCTGCCCAACCGCGTGGATGGCACAGGCTTTGTGGTCTACGATGGTGCCGTCTTCTACAACAAGGAGCGCACGCGCAACATCGTCAAGTATGACCTACGGACGCGCATCAAGAGCGGGGAGACGGTCATCAATACCGCCAACTACCACGACACCTCGCCCTACCGCTGGGGTGGAAAGACCGACATTGACCTGGCGGTGGACGAGAACGGGCTGTGGGTCATCTACGCCACTGAGGGCAACAACGGGCGGCTGGTGGTGAGCCAGCTGAACCCCTACACACTGCGCTTTGAGGGCACGTGGGAGACGGGTTACGACAAGCGCTCGGCATCCAACGCCTTCATGGTGTGTGGGGTCCTGTACGTGCTGCGCTCCGTGTACGTGGATGATGACAGCGAGGCGGCTGGCAACCGCGTGGACTATGCCTTCAACACCAATGCCAACCGCGAGGAGCCTGTCAGCCTCACCTTCCCCAACCCCTACCAGTTCATCTCCTCTGTTGACTACAACCCTCGCGACAACCAGCTGTACGTCTGGAACAACTATTTCGTGGTGCGCTACAGCCTGGAGTTCGGGCCGCCCGACCCCAGTGCTG gcccagccacTTCCCCACCCCTCAGCACGACCACCACAGCCAGGCCCACGCCCCTCACCAGCACAGCCTCGCCCGCAGCCACCACCCCGCTCCGCCGGGCACCCCTCACCACGCACCCAGTGGGTGCCATCAACCAGCTGGGACCTGATCTGCCTCCAGCCACAGCCCCAGTCCCCAGCACCCGGCGGCCCCCAGCCCCGAATCTACACGTGTCCCCTGAGCTCTTCTGCGAGCCCCGAGAGGTACGGCGGGTCCAGTGGCCGGCCACCCAGCAGGGCATGCTGGTGGAGAGGCCCTGCCCCAAGGGGACTCGAG GAATTGCCTCCTTCCAGTGTCTACCAGCCTTGGGGCTCTGGAACCCCCGGGGCCCTGACCTCAGCAACTGCACCTCTCCCTGGGTCAACCAGGTGGCCCAGAAG ATCAAGAGTGGGGAGAACGCGGCCAACATCGCCAGCGAGCTGGCCCGACACACCCGGGGCTCCATCTATGCGGGGGACGTCTCCTCCTCCGTGAAGCTGATGGAGCAGCTGCTGGACATCCTGGATGCCCAGCTGCAGGCCCTGCGGCCCATCGAGCGCGAGTCAGCCGGCAAGAACTACAACAAG ATGCACAAGCGAGAGAGAACTTGTAAGGATTATATCAAG GCCGTGGTGGAGACAGTGGACAATCTGCTCCGGCCAGAAGCTCTGGAGTCCTGGAAGGACATGAATGCCACGGAGCAGGTGCACACGGCCACCATGCTCCTCGACGTCCTGGAGGAGGGCGCCTTCCTGCTGGCCGACAACGTCAGGGAGCCTGCCCGCTTCCTGGCTGCCAAGGAGAACGTGG TCCTGGAGGTCACAGTCCTGAACACAGAGGGCCAGGTGCAGGAGCTGGTGTTCCCCCAGGAGGAGTACCCGAGAAAGAACTCCATCCAGCTGTCTGCCAAAACCATCAAGCAGAACAGCCGCAATG GGGTGGTCAAAGTTGTCTTCATCCTCTACAACAACCTGGGCCTCTTCCTGTCCACGGAGAATGCCACAGTGAAGCTGGCCGGCGAAGCAGGCCCGGGTGGCCCTGGGGGCGCCTCTCTAGTGGTGAACTCACAGGTCATCGCAGCATCCATCAACAAGGAGTCCAGCCGCGTCTTCCTCATGGACCCTGTCATCTTCACCGTGGCCCACCTGGAG GACAAGAACCACTTCAATGCTAACTGCTCCTTCTGGAACTACTCGGAGCGTTCCATGCTGGGCTACTGGTCGACCCAAGGCTGCCGCCTGGTGGAGTCCAACAAGACCCATACCACGTGTGCCTGCAGCCACCTCACCAACTTCGCTGTGCTCATGGCTCACCGTGAGATC TACCAGGGCCGCATCAACGAGCTGCTGCTGTCGGTCATCACCTGGGTGGGCATCGTGATCTCCCTGGTCTGCTTGGCCATCTGCATCTCCACCTTCTGCTTCCTGCGGGGGCTGCAGACCGACCGCAACACCATCCACAAGAACCTGTGCATCAACCTCTTCCTGGCTGAGCTGCTCTTCCTGGTCGGGATCGACAAGACTCAGTATGAG ATTGCCTGCCCCATCTTCGCCGGCCTGCTGCACTATTTCTTCCTGGCTGCCTTCTCCTGGCTGTGCCTGGAGGGCGTGCACCTCTACCTGCTACTAGTGGAGGTGTTTGAGAGCGAGTATTCCCGCACCAAGTACTACTACCTGGGTGGCTACTGCTTCCCGGCCCTGGTGGTAGGCATCGCGGCTGCCATTGACTACCGCAGCTACGGCACCGAGAAGGC CTGCTGGCTCCGAGTGGACAATTACTTCATCTGGAGTTTCATCGGGCCAGTCTCCTTCGTTATCGTG GTCAACCTGGTGTTCCTCATGGTGACCCTGCACAAGATGATCCGAAGCTCATCTGTGCTCAAGCCCGACTCCAGCCGCCTGGACAACATTAA ATCCTGGGCGCTGGGGGCCATCGCACTGCTGTTCCTGCTGGGCCTCACCTGGGCTTTCGGCCTCCTGTTCATCAACAAGGAGTCGGTGGTCATGGCCTATCTCTTCACCACCTTCAACGCCTTCCAGGGGGTCTTCATCTTCGTCTTTCACTGCGCCTTACAGAAGAAG gtgCACAAGGAGTACAGCAAGTGCCTGCGTCACTCCTACTGCTGCATCCGCTCCCCACCCGGGGGCACTCACGGATCCCTCAAGACCTCAGCCATGCGAAGCAACACCCGCTACTACACAGGGACCCAG AGCCGAATTCGGAGGATGTGGAATGACACTGTGAGGAAACAGACGGAGTCCTCCTTCATGGCGGGTGACATCAACAGCACCCCCACCCTGAACCGAG GTACCATGGGGAACCACCTGCTGACCAACCCCGTGCTGCAGCCCCGTGGGGGCACCAGTCCCTACAACACCCTCATCGCCGAGTCAGTGGGCTTCAATCCCTCCTCGCCCCCTGTCTTCAACTCCCCAG GGAGCTACCGGGAACCCA AGCACCCCTTGGGAGGCCGGGAAGCCTGTGGCATGGACACCCTGCCCCTGAACGGCAACTTCAATAACAGTTACTCCTTGCGAAGTGGGGATTTCCCTCCCGGGGATGGGGGCCCTGAGCCGCCCCGAGGCCGGAACCTAGCCGACGCGGCGGCCTTTGAGAAGATGATCATCTCAGAGCTGGTGCACAACAACCTGCGGGGGAGCAGCAGCGCGGCCAAGGGCCCTCCACCGCCTGAGCCCCCTGTGCCACCTGTGCCAGGGGGCGGGGGCGAGGAAGAGGCGGGCGGGCCCGGGGGTGCTGACCGGGCCGAGATTGAACTTCTCTATAAGGCCCTGGAGGAGCCTCTGCTGCTGCCCCGGGCCCAGTCGGTGCTGTACCAGAGCGATCTGGACGAGTCGGAGAGCTGCACGGCCGAGGACGGCGCCACCAGCcggcccctctcctcccctcctggcCGGGACTCCCTCTATGCCAGCGGGGCCAACCTGCGGGACTCACCCTCCTACCCGGACAGCAGCCCTGAGGGGCCCAGTgaggccctgcccccaccccctcccgCACCCCCCGGCCCCCCCGAAATCTACTACACCTCGCGCCCGCCAGCCCTGGTGGCCCGGAATCCCCTGCAGGGCTACTACCAGGTGCGGCGTCCTAGCCACGAGGGCTACCTGGCAGCCCCAGGCCTTGAGGGGCCAGGGCCCGATGGGGACGGGCAGATGCAGCTGGTCACCAGTCTCTGA